CGACCGTTTGCTTGCGTAACGCGTAGAGCGCTCGCCCTGCCTTCGTTTTCAACTGGTGGGCCATGGCCTGCATCGGCGCGGCATCATCGGGCAAGGCGGCAGGCTCGCTGTGACGCTCACGCCAGCCCGGATGGTGCTCCTCCCTCGCTACCGCAATCAGCGGTTCAATGTGAGCGGCCTCGCATGCCTTGATGTTCTTCTCGCTGGAGAACCCCGTGTCAGCAATCAGGCGCTCCACCGCGCCCAGCACCGCCGTCTGCCCTTCGATCGTCTTCAGCATCGGCTCGACCTGTTCCTTGTCGTTGGGTGCCTGCGTGACGCCAGTGGCAACGACCAGCATCGTGGAGGCATCGACGGCCGCTTGGGCGTTGTAACACTGCTCGAAGCCGCCACCGGCCACCGGCATGATGCGGGATTCATCGTCGGTAAGATTGATCTGGTCGCTGTCCTTCGGTCCGGGTTTCGGCGCCTCGGGCGTCTTGCCCCTTGCCTTCTTCCCCGTCTCTTCCTCTTTGGCGGCGCGGCGCGCCATCTTCTCGTCGTACTCAGCTTTCTCACGCTGATAGCGCTCCGCGGCCCGCGCGGCAATTTTGGCCTTGGCCGCCGCCATCACCGCCAGCCGGTCTTCGCGGCGCTTGATCTCTTCGGGAAGGCTGACGCCATCCGGGATGTCGGCCTGATCCGCTTGTTCGGCCAAGGCCAACAGTTCCTGCACTTCTGCCTTGAGCTGGACTTCAAGCTTCTCGATGTGCCCATGCGACAGCGCGCTGTGGCGCGAGGCGTTGGCGTGGATCTTGGTGCCGTCCAGACAGACGGTGCCCAGTTTGAGCAGTTTCATTTCCTGGGCCATTTCCAGCACCTGCACAAACAGGTTCGCCAGTTCGTCAAGGAAGCGACGACGGAAGGTGGCCAGGGTGTCATGATCCGGATGGCTGTTGGCCGCAATGT
This genomic window from Actinomycetota bacterium contains:
- a CDS encoding IS1182 family transposase; translation: MSNFIVTDRKTDYLLPPSVDDWLGEDHLARFVVEVIDGLDLSNLTRQYAGRGSKAHHPATLLAILVYGYATGVFSSRRLERATYDSVAFRYIAANSHPDHDTLATFRRRFLDELANLFVQVLEMAQEMKLLKLGTVCLDGTKIHANASRHSALSHGHIEKLEVQLKAEVQELLALAEQADQADIPDGVSLPEEIKRREDRLAVMAAAKAKIAARAAERYQREKAEYDEKMARRAAKEEETGKKARGKTPEAPKPGPKDSDQINLTDDESRIMPVAGGGFEQCYNAQAAVDASTMLVVATGVTQAPNDKEQVEPMLKTIEGQTAVLGAVERLIADTGFSSEKNIKACEAAHIEPLIAVAREEHHPGWRERHSEPAALPDDAAPMQAMAHQLKTKAGRALYALRKQTVEPVFGIIKSVMGFRQFLLRGLNNVSGEWTLVCLAWNVKRMAVLRPNCAGSW